A single genomic interval of Spinacia oleracea cultivar Varoflay chromosome 6, BTI_SOV_V1, whole genome shotgun sequence harbors:
- the LOC110778132 gene encoding uncharacterized protein, with the protein MLWSINLLPKRKLFISKLLHYGIATKANLGRRGIHVSTSCEMCNSADEDSQHLFRFCYFARDVWRWGSLAIHSNFNETMSFQEWFLFYIRLFHRQDGTNSPRIVYFVSTLWSLWMTRDKRVFRGKVSNNSGVITLIQPRLEQHSTLHNKHSLQLGFLHPLEENPIYPPGFTRVILAGIETQDPNSIILIDGSWFKVTKNSGLGWRLDREQGSCDLIIGGAQPGTSISALYTEALACLLSLRWASQAGLRRITIFTDSQRLVELLRSTEVMDVQLIWKLAGIKQVGYTFDWCIINKVDRSRVE; encoded by the coding sequence ATGCTATGGTCTATTAACCTTCTCCCGAAACGGAAGTTGTTCATCTCGAAACTACTTCACTACGGGATTGCTACTAAGGCTAACCTAGGAAGGAGAGGAATCCATGTGTCTACGAGTTGTGAGATGTGTAATTCAGCAGATGAAGATTCTCAACATCTTTTTCGTTTCTGCTATTTTGCGCGTGATGTTTGGAGGTGGGGTTCACTCGCTATCCATTCAAATTTCAACGAAACTATGTCTTTTCAGGAATGGTTTCTGTTTTATATCCGACTTTTTCACCGTCAGGATGGTACCAATAGTCCAAGGATTGTTTATTTTGTTAGTACACTTTGGAGCTTATGGATGACTAGGGACAAAAGAGTATTCAGGGGTAAAGTTTCAAATAACTCGGGAGTTATAACCCTTATTCAACCAAGGTTAGAGCAGCATTCAACTCTGCATAATAAACATTCTCTCCAATTAGGTTTTCTGCATCCACTAGAGGAAAATCCTATCTACCCACCGGGTTTCACTAGAGTTATTTTGGCTGGTATCGAAACACAAGATCCAAATTCTATTATTCTGATCGATGGTTCATGGTTTAAGGTCACAAAGAATTCGGGTTTGGGTTGGCGTTTGGATAGGGAACAAGGTTCTTGTGATCTAATTATAGGAGGGGCGCAACCTGGTACATCAATTTCGGCCCTCTACACGGAGGCTTTAGCGTGTCTCTTAAGTTTGCGGTGGGCTTCTCAAGCTGGACTTAGAAGGATTACAATTTTCACAGATTCACAGCGTTTGGTGGAGCTTCTTCGATCGACAGAGGTTATGGACGTTCAGCTTATCTGGAAACTTGCTGGAATTAAACAGGTCGGATATACTTTTGACTGGTGTATCATCAACAAGGTGGATAGATCAAGGGTTGAATAA